In the genome of Sinorhizobium chiapasense, the window CATGTTTTGGTACTTAAATCGGCTACGATTTAAGGAAACATGCAGCAACCAGCCACTCGCACCGCCAGCAGTCAGAATTCGCCGAGGAGAACAGGACATGTCGAACCGATTGAATACAACGCCGATCGATTTGCGCGCCTTCTGGATGCCGTTCACCGCCAACCGGCAATTCAAGAAGGAGCCGCGGCTCTTCGTCGGCGCCAAGGACATGTACTACACGACCCACGACGGCCGCACCGTGCTTGACGGCACGGCTGGCCTCTGGTGCGTCAATGCGGGTCATTGCCGGCCGAAAATCACCGAAGCGATCCGCGAACAGGCGGGCGAACTCGACTATGCGCCGGCTTTCCAGCTCGGCCATCCGAAAGCCTTCGAGCTGGCAAACCGGCTGGTGGACATCGCGCCTGAAGGGATGAATCATGTCCTCTACACGAACTCGGGCTCGGAATCGGTCGACACCGCGCTGAAGGTCGCGCTTGCCTATCATCGCGCCAAGGGAAATGGCTCCCGCTTCCGGCTGATCGGCCGCGAGCGCGGCTATCACGGCGTCAACTTCGGCGGCATCTCGGTCGGCGGCATCGTCGCCAACCGCAAGATGTTCGGCACGCTTTTGACCGGCGTCGATCACCTGCCGCACACCCATCTTCCGGCAAAGAATGCTTTCACTCGCGGAGAACCGGAGCATGGCGCCGATCTGGCGACCGAACTGGAGCGGATCGTCACGCTGCATGACGCCTCCACCATCGCCGCCGTCATCGTCGAGCCCGTTGCCGGCTCCACCGGCGTGCTCATCCCGCCGAAGGGCTATCTCCAGAAACTGCGCGAGATCTGTACCAAGCACGGCATCCTCCTGATCTTCGACGAGGTCATCACCGGGTTCGGCCGCCTCGGCACGCCCTTTGCCGCGCAGTATTTCGACGTGAAGCCTGACATCATCACGACCGCGAAAGGCATCACCAACGGCGTGATCCCGATGGGCGCCGTCTTCGTGACGTCGGAGATCCACGACGCCTTCATGACCGGTCCGGAACATCTGATCGAGTTCTTCCACGGCTACACCTATTCCGGCAACCCGATCGCATCTGCCGCCGCGCTTGGCACGCTCGATACCTACAAGGAGGAAGGCCTGCTCACCCGCGCCGCCGAACTCGCGTCCTATTGGGAAGAGGCTCTGCATTCGCTCAAGGACTGCCCGCATGTCATCGACATCCGCAACATCGGACTGATCGGCGCGATCGAACTGGAACCGATCGCCGGAGAGCCGACGAAGCGGGCATTCTCCGCCTTCCTGAAGGCCTATGAGAAGGGCCTGCTTATCCGCACGACCGGCGACATCATCGCGTTGTCGCCGCCGCTGATCATCCAGAAACAGCAGATCGACGAATTGTTCGACAAGCTGCGGGACGTCCTGAAGAACAACATCTGAGCTTTCGATATCACGCTTTCTCAGGCCCTTTCCCCGCACGCGGGGAGAGGGTTATTGTTATGGATCAGCACAGAACGCGGAGCGCGCGCATGTCCGAGATGTTGGAACGTATCATCGATCAGGGCGTGGGCCGCGTCCCGGCCGACATCGTGCTCAAGGGCGGACGTTTCTTCGATCTCGTCACCGGTGAACTCGTTGCTTCCGACATCGCCATTTGCGCCGATCGCATCGTTGGCACCTACGGCGATTATCACGGACACGAGGAAATCGACATCACCGGCCGCGTTGTCGTTCCGGGTTTCATCGATACGCATCTGCATATTGAATCCTCGCTCGTCACCCCGCATGAATTCGACCGCTGCGTCCTCCCCCTTGGCATCACGACGGTGATCTGCGATCCGCACGAGATCGCCAACGTCCTTGGCACCGAGGGCATCCAGTTCTTCCTCGATTCGGCAACGGAAACGATCATGGACATCCGCGTCCAACTTTCGTCCTGCGTGCCGGCAACCCATCTCGAGACGGCCGGCGCCGACCTGCCGATCGAACGCCTCGTGCCCTTCCGCCACCACCCGAAGGTGATCGGGCTCGCCGAGTTCATGAATTTCCCCGGCGTCGTTCACAAGGACCCTGTTTGCCTGGCCAAGCTGGACGCGTTCCAGGGCGGTCACATCGACGGCCATGCACCGCTTCTCTCCGGCAAGGAGCTGAACGGCTATCTTGCCACCGGCATCCGCACCGATCACGAATGCACGACCGCGGACGAGGCGCTCGAAAAGATCCGCAAGGGCATGCACATCCTCGTGCGCGAGGGTTCCGTCTCGAAGGACTTGCATGCCCTGATGCCGATCATCACCGAGCGGCTGTCGCCCTACCTTGCGCTCTGCACCGACGACCGCAATCCGCTCGATATCGCCGAACAGGGGCACCTTGATCACATGATCCGCACCGCGATCGCGGCTGGCGTCGAGCCTCTGGCGATCTATCGCGCTGCCTCGATTTCCGCCGCCCGCGCTTTCGGCCTCAGGGACCGCGGCCTTGTCGCGCCCGGCTGGCGCGCCGACCTCGTCGTGATCGACAGCCTGGAGAACTGCAAGGCCGATCTCGTGTTTTCCGCCGGGAGACGGGTAACGGATGCGCTGTTCGCGACGCGCAAGCCGGTCGAGCCGGTCGGGCTCGACAGCGTCAAGGCTGGCCAGGTTAAAGCCGCCGATTTTGCGGTTCCCTATGCGGAAAGCCAGACTTCGGTGATCGGCGTTGTGCCCGGCAAGATCATCACCGAACACCGGCGCTTCCACCTGCCCGCCGAAGGAAACCAGACTGGCATCGACCTCGGGCGGGACATCATCAAAGTGGCCGTCATCGAACGCCATGGCGTCAATGGCAATCACGCCAACGGCTTCGTCCAGGGCTTCGGCCTGAAGAAAGGCGCGATCGCCTCGACCGTCGGCCACGACAGCCACAATATCTGCGTCGTCGGCGTCAACGAGGAGGACATGGCGCTCGCCGCAAACCGGCTCGGCGAGATCAAGGGTGGTTTCGTCGTCGTCGACGACGGCAAGGTCACAGGTGAAATTGCGCTGCCGGTCGCCGGCCTGATGAGCGTCGAACCCCATGAGCGGGTCCGCGACATCCTGCATCACCTGCGCCACGCCGCCTTTGCACTCGGCGCAACGCTCGAGGAGCCCTTCCTGCAGCTTGCTTTCCTGCCGCTTCCGGTAATACCGCATTTGAAAATTTCGGATCGCGGGTTGGTCGACGTGGATCAGTTCGCGCTGATCGGGTGAGCCTACTGCATGTTTCCTTAAATCGTACCCGATTTAAGGAAACATGCAGTAACTCAAAGCGCTACAGCGTCCTTTGCGCGTCTGAAAGACGCGCGGCGCTGTAAGGTCTATTGCGACTTGAAGGCCGAACGATCGTCCGGATTTTAACGAACGCGCTAAACGACACTTTATGTCTTTCCGGCATAACGCTGTCATGGAAAACGTCGAAACTACGCTCACGTCTAGTCAGCCAAGCCGCGCATACCGCGCTTTTCCAACCTTTGGGCCATATTTGCTTCTGCACATTGTGCCTTGGCTGCTACTGGCGACGGTACTTCGGACCTGTGCAAAGGCGATGCCCGACGGGCTCATCCTCTTGGGGATGATATTGGTCCAGTTTGCGGTCTTCATCGCCTTCCTTCTCGCCAGCCAGAAGATGATCGAACTGGCAAATGGCTGGACGTCGCTTTCACAACTTACGTTCAGGGAACAGGTGATTTTCGGCTGGCGCGTGATCTGGCGGCTCTTGTTGCTTTTCTTGCTTGCCGTTTGCACTGCCAACTTTACCGGCGTCGACAGATTCGCCGCAGCTCAGCTCTGGCTTGGTTTTGACGGCATCGTATTCCCCTGGCGACAGGGCCTGCTGCAGCTGTGGATCGCGATCGTTTCGATGATCACGTTCATGCTTGTGGTCGAAAGGGGGTTGGATCGCCCACCCAGGTTCGTCGGTATTCTGCGTGAAATCAGACATCACGGTCGCCATCTTTCGCGGGCGGTCGTCCATATCTGCGCATTTTTGGTGATTACGACCTTTTTGCAGGCACAGATCGCAATATTTCTGTCGCCGCTATTTGACAGTGCCGCATACAGCCGTGTGCAGTTTCTCTTGTATACCGGATTTATACTCCTGTTCTCTTACATTCGACTTTGGGGAATTATCGCGATCCTGACCTATTCTCTGCGTGCATCGTATCGACTGAGGACAGCGCCGATTCCATGACGCTCCTACACCAGCTTGGAAGACCGCGATGCCAACCGACCGCAGAACGCATCCAGTGCGTCCAACTGGATTTCACCGTTGTCGAACGTCGCCGCGAACCCCGGCATCGGTAACACCTCGCTGACCTCCTCTGGCGGATAAAGACTTTGTCGCTCCCGCGTGAGATTGAAAGCGAACAGCAGTCGTTCCCCATCCTTCTCCCTCGTGAAGGTCAGGATGTCCTGGTTGAAGGTGAGAAACGCCATGTCGCCGTCGAGAAGCGGCGCCTGTGTCCGGCGAAAATCGAGGGTCCGGCGATAATGCTCCAGCACCGATCCCGGAACGCCCTCCTGCGCGTCAACCGCAAGCAACCGCTGTTCGTCACGGACCGGCAGCCAGGGCGTCCCGAGGGAGAAGCCCGCATTGGGCAATTCCTGTTCCCATACCATCGGCGTGCGGCATCCGTCGCGGCCCTTGAAGGCCGGCCAGAAGCGGATGCCGTAGGGGTCGCGCAGCTCCTCGAAGGCAAGTTCCGCCTCCGGCAATCCCAGTTCCTCGCCCTGGTAAAGGCAGATCGACCCGCGCAACGCGGCAAGCAGGGAAATCGCGAGCTTCGCCACCTGCTCCCGCTCGGCCTCATTGCGTGCGAACCGGCTGACATGGCGGATCACATCGTGGTTCGAAAAGGCCCAGCAAACCCAGCCGTCGGCGACCACCGCCCGAAACTTTTCCACGCAGCGGCGGATATGCCCTGCCGTGAATTCCGGCCCGAGAAAATCGAAGGTGTAGCACATGTGCAGCTTGTCGCGGCCGCCTGTATAGGCGGCGACGGTGCTCAGTGAACGGGCGCCGTCGCCCACTTCGCCGACGGTTGCACGACTGCTGTATCCATCGAGCATCGCCCGCAATCTGCGAAGGAAGCCGACGTTCTCCGGCTGTGTCTTGTCGTAGAGGTGATCCTGCATGCCATAAGGGTTGACATCCGGCGCATCGTGGCTCGTTGCGTCCGGATCTGGAACGAGCGGCGGATTGTCCCTGAGGTGCCGGTCGTGGAAGTAGTAGTTGGCGGTATCGAGCCGGAAGCCGTCGACGCCGCGATCGAGCCAGAAGCGGACGGTCGAGAGCACGGCCTCCTGGACCTCCGGATTGTGGAAGTTGAGGTCCGGCTGCGACGACAGGAAATTGTGCATGTAGTACTGCTTGCGCACGCCGTCCCATTCCCAGGCCGGGCCGCCGAAGATCGAAAGCCAGTTGTTCGGCGCCGTGCCATCGGGCTTCGGATCCGCCCAGACATACCAGTCGGCCTTGGAATTGGTCCTGCTCGACCGGCTCTCGATGAACCACGGATGGCGATCCGAGCTGTGCGAAATCACCTGATCGATGATCACCTTCAGGCCGAGGCGATGCGCCTCTGCGAGCATGGCGTCGAAATCGGCAAGGGTGCCGAACATCGGGTCGACGTCGCAATAGTCGGAGACATCATAGCCCATGTCGGCCTGCGGTGACCTGAAGAAGGGCGACAGCCAGATCGCATCGACACCGAGCGAGGCGATATGGGGAAGCCGCCCGGTGACGCCACGAAGGTCGCCGATGCCGTCGCCGTCGGTATCCTGAAAGGAGCGCGGGTAGACCTGATAGATCACCGCGCCGCGCCACCAGTTGTCCGCTGATCTCGATGCTATCGCCATCGGCAAATCTCCTCGTTTCGGCCGTCTCCAAGCAGATGTATCTTTGGGAGTTCTTCGAGTAAACGATGATGGTGATATTCGCTCGCAGCGCAATCGTCTTGCGGGCGGAGTCCTGAAAATGGAGGAGCATATGGCCGGCACACTGCTTTCGATCGGCGAGTGCATGGTCGAACTGATGCAGGCGGAAGGTGGGATGCTTCGCAAGGGCTATGCCGGCGACACGTTCAACACCGCCTACTATGCCCGCCTGTTCCTGCCGTCGGACTGGAGCGTCGACTATCTCACCGCCGTCGGCACCGATGTCGTCTCGGCCGAAATGCTGGCCTTCATCGAAAGCAACGGCATAGGCACCGCCCATATCTGCAGGAACGAGGACCGCATCCCTGGCCTCTACATGATCCACCTGAAGGACGGCGAGCGCAGTTTCTCCTATTGGCGCTCCGCCTCGGCCGCCAAATTGCTTGCCGACGATCCGGATCGGCTACGGGCGGCGATCGAGATGGCGGATGTCCTCTTCTTCTCCGGGATCACGCTTGCAATCCTGTCGTCGCACGCTGTCGAGACTTTGCTGTCGGAGTTGCGCCGCGCGCGAGCAAGCGGGAAACGAGTCGTCTTCGATCCGAATATCCGTCCGCGCCTCTGGGAGCACATGGCGCGGATGCGCGCGGTGCTGGAAGCCGGCGCGCGGGCGGCCAACATGGTTCTGCCAAGCTTTGACGACGAGGCGACCCATTTCGGCGACAATACAGTTTCGGCGACTATCGATCGCTATCGGGCACTCGGTGTCGAAGATATCGCAGTCAAGGACGGCGCAAACGGCGTAACCGTGGACCTCGTCGGCAAGGAGCGCATTCATGTTCCCGCCGCGCCGGTGCCGGTCGTGGTCGATACAACCAGCGCTGGCGACAGCTTCAACGGTGCGTTCCTCGGCCGCCTTGCGGCGGGCGACAGCCACGCCGACGCGGCGGCATTCGCCGTTCGCATCGCGGCTGCCGTGATCAGTCATCACGGAGCATTGATCGCGCGGGACAAGTTGCCGGCAACAACCGCCGGCCCCTGATGCATGTTTCCTTAAATCGTCGCCGACCTAAGGATCAAAACATGCAGCAGTGCTACAGCATCCTTTGCGCGCCTGATACGGCGCGCGGCGCTGTAATCAGCGCTTCTTGCGTGCCTTCGATTCGTAAGGATTATCCGAAGCGCGGAAATGCACGCGGATCGGCACGCCCGGCAGGTCGAAGTCGTTGCGAAGCCCGTTGATCAGATAGCGGGTATAGGATTCCGGCAGGGCCTCGGGACGCGTGCACGAGATCATGAAGCCCGGCGGACGGGCCTTTACCTGAGTCATGTATTTGAGCTTGAGGCGGCGCCCGGAAACGGCCGGCGGCGGATGTTGCACCTGCTGCGATTCGAGCCAGCGATTAAGCCGCGCCGTCGAGATGCGCCGGTTCCAGACCTTGTCGGTGTCGATGATCGCCTGCATCAGTCGGTCGAGGCCATAGCCCGTATGGCCGGAAATCGGCACCGCGCGGATGCCGCGCGCCTGCGGCAAGAGACGCTCGGTCTTTTCACGAAGGTCGGCCAGCACTGCCTGCCAATCCTCGACAAGATCCCATTTGTTGAAAGCGAGCACGGCCGCGCGTCCCTCGCGCAGGACCAGATCGACGATCTGCAGATCCTGCTTCTCGAAGGGGATGGTGGCGTCGAAGACGACAACGACGGTCTCGGCAAAGCGGATCGCCCTCAGCGCATCGGCGACCGAGAGCTTCTCGAGCTTTTCCTGGACCTTGGCCTTGCGACGCATGCCGGCGGTGTCGAACATCTTGATCGTGCGGCCGCGCCAATGCCACTCGACCGAGATCGAATCGCGGGTGATGCCGGCCTCGGGTCCGGTCAGCAACCGGTCTTCGCCGAGGAAACGGTTGATCAGCGTCGACTTGCCGGCATTCGGCCGGCCGACGATCGCCACGCGCAGCGGCTTCGTCTCGTCATAGGCGGGCTCGGCATCCTCATCCTCAGCCCCCTCGCCCGAAGCGCTCGGGCGGATGTCGACATCGGTCACCGCCACGTCTTCCTTCGGCGGAAAGGCCCTCGCCTCGCCGAGCGCGGCGACAATGGCGTCGCGCAGGTCGAGCATGCCCTCGCCGTGTTCGGCCGAAATCGGGCAAGGATCGCCGAGGCCGAGCGTGAAGGCGTCGTAAAAGCCGCCGTCGGAACCGCGCGCCTCCGCCTTGTTGGCGACGACGATGACGGGCTTGCCGCGACGGCGCAGCATGTCCGCGAGCGTTTCGTCCGCCGGGGTCAATCCCGCCTTGGCATCGATCACGAACAGCGAAAGATCGGCCTCGTCGATCGCCGCCTCGGTCTGCGCCCACATCCGCCCTTGCAGGCTATCTGGCGCCGATTGCTCGAGCCCCGCGGTATCGATGATGCGAAACTTGAGGTCGACGAGCTTCGCGTCGCCCGGGCGCCGGTCGCGGGTCACGCCCGGCGTATCGTCGACAAGCGCCAGCTTCTTGCCAACCAGGCGGTTGAACAAGGTGGACTTGCCGACATTGGGGCGCCCGACGATGGCGACGGTAAAGCTCATCTCAAAAATCCGTTTCCGCTCTTAATGCATGTCGCCCAAAAGTGTGCAGCGGTTTTGGGGCAACGACATGCACAAAAACAAAGACCTAAAGGGCGTCGCATATATATGCGACGCGCTTCAGGCTTTTCCGCTCGCAGCGATCACGTCAAGCATCATCTGCGCACGGCCCATGACCCCGCGCGGGCTCTCGGTGTCGTCGGTGATCTGCTGGAACCAGCTTTTCGCCTTGGCGAAGTCGCCCGCCTTGTAGGCCGAAAGCCCAAGCGCTTCCCGGGCGGAATGGCGCATCGTGTTTTGGGGAACGGCCAGTTGTTCGACCTCCGACGACACCTGCTCATAGGTTCCGTGGTCGACGAGCAGATAGGCGGCGCGCAGGCGTGCCGCGTCGCGCAGCGCCGGCGGAATGCGCGTATCGTTGCCGATTTCGGAGAAGGCAGTGATCGCCGCGTCAGTCTCGCCCTTCTGCGCCTCAAGGGTCGCAGACCGCAGCCGGGCCAGCACCGGATAGGAGCCGTAGCCGTCCTTTTCCAAAGCCGTCAGCGCCGCAAGAGCCTCGTCCGACTTGTTTTCCCGCGCGAGATTGAGCGCCGCGAGGAAGGCGTCGCCCGATTGCGAGGAGGATGTTTCCTGCCAATAGTCGTAACCGACCTTGCCGACGGTGCCGAGAACGATCAAGGCGGCGAGTGCGACAATCAGCCCGCCGAAGCGCGTCCAGATGGCTTTCATCTGGTCCGAACGGAGTTCTTCATTGACCTCGCGGATAAAGCTGTCGTCTTGGTTCGCCATGTCCCTGTGTTCCGGCTGCCCGGCCTTCATGCTGAGTATTTTGCGCCTTCTACCCGATTTTGCGCCGCTTGTAAGGGGGAGAAGATCATTTAGCCGATGGCGATGGGTGCTACGCCGATCACCAGTTCGTGCAGTTTCCAGACAATCGCGGCAAAGAGCGCGGCGCCGATGACGATCGCCGCGACATCGTAGCTATAGGAACCAACGGTGGGATAGCTGATCTCGCCGGCGCGCCAGCGCTTCTTCATGGAAATGCGGAGAACGACACCCCACGCGAGGAATGCGCCGAAGAGCAGGACCGACGAGGTCTCGCCATTGGCGAGCAAATGGGCAAGCGCCCAGATCTTGATGGCGAGAATGGCCGGATGCTTCGTCGCGACGCGGATCTTGCCAGCCGGCAGGAAGGCGGCGACGAGACAGATGCAAGCGATCAGCATCAGCGTGAGGGCGATATGGGTGAGAAAGACCGGCGGCGTATAGAGGATGCCGGTGGTCGCGCGCGCCTGGTCGAAACCGAAGGCGATGAGTCCGAGGCCAACGACCGCCGAAATGCCGTGGATCGCATGCCAGGCTCCGACGCCGTTCCGCTCGATCACCGCCTTGCGCACGCCCGGTGCGAAGCTTCGAACGAGATGGATGCCGAAGAAGATTACAATGCCCAGAATGAGAAGCGCCATGTTTCACCCGCCGCAATTATTCATTTGTTTACCAACGCATAGCGATATCGATCGCGAATTTCCAGATGGATCAAAGGATTGCCGCATTCCTGCAGAAGGGACGGCACGAACAATTCCTTTACTGATTCTCCCGAGATGCCTCCGGAATGACGCGCCAGATCCTTGCTCTCTCCCTTTGCCTTTTTCCCGCCCTCGCCATTGCCGAGCCGCTGCCGGCGCCAGAGGCCAAAGCGAACAAACAGCTCGTCATCGTCTCCTTCGACGGCGCCCATGACAACGCGCTGTGGGAGAAAAGCCTCGCCATGGCAAAGCGCAGCGGCGCCCACTTCACCTATTTCCTCTCCTGCACCTTCCTGATGACCAAGGCGGACGGCAAGCAGATCTACAAGGCACCGGGCCAAAAGGCGGGACGCTCCAACGTCGGCTTCGCGCAAAGCCGCGAGGAGATCGCGACGCGGGCGGGCCATGTCTGGCAGGCCCATATCGATGGACACGATATCGGCAGCCATGCCTGCGGCCATTTCGACGGCAAGGGTTGGAGCGAAGCCGATTGGCAGCGGGAATTCATGGCCTTCCGCGAGGCATTGATCAACGCCTGGAAGAAGGCCGACAAGGCGGGGGCCGAACCGCAAGGCTGGGCGGAGTTTGCGAGAAACGATGTCAGGGGCTTCCGCGCGCCCTACCTCTCGTTGAGCGACGGCCTGCTGCCCGCGTTGAAGACATTCGGCTTCACCTATGACGCAAGCCTCGTGACCAAGGGACCCGGCTGGCCGTCGGCTGAGGACGGGTTGCCGCGTTTCGGCTTGCCCCTCATTCCCGAAGGCCCGTCGCATCGGCCGGTAATCGGCATGGACTACAATCTCTTCATCCGCCATTCGATGGGCGTAGAGAACAAGAAGAACAGCGCGGCCTTCGAAGAACGCACAATTGCGGCCTATCGCGAGGCGTTCCGCAAGGAATACGACGGCGGCCGTGTTCCGCTTCAGCTCGGCTTCCATTTCGTCGAGATGAATGGCGGCGCCTATTGGCGCGCGCTTGACCGCTTCCTGACAGAGACCTGCGGCAAGCCGGATGTCGCCTGCGTCAGCTATGCCGAGGCGCTTCCCCTCATCGAGCGCGCAAGAAAGAAGGCGGATCGCTCCGCCTTCTGATTGCCACCTCTCACAGGGCCAGCTCTTCCTTGCCGCCAGCCTCGATGAACTGCTGGTCGATCTCTGGCAGCGGCGCTTCATCGAGGATCGACTCGAAGGCGCGCAGGCGCTTGTAGATCGAGAGCAACTCGACGATCGTCGGCCAGGAGTTGACGAGATACTGGAACGAAGACGTCACCTGGCCGAACGCACCGGAAATCTGATTCAGCGCGCCGAGCGAAATTCGGCCAGCGATGATCGACGGCGCCAGGATCAGCAGCGAGAAGATGTTGTTGATCTGCAGATAGAAGATGCGGGCGATATTGAAATAGAGATAGTGGAAGTAAAGCCGGAAATAGTTCCGGCGGACATTGTCGAACAGATCGGCGACCGTCGGCGGCTGGGCGCGATCGGCGTGATCCTCGCCGTAGACGAGTTCCTTGCGGTAGGCGGCTTCCACCCGCTGATTGCGGAATTCCAGCCCCGGCAGTTTGATGCCGACGAGCGCCAGGAACACGGTGCCGAACAGCGACCAGAGCACTGCGGCCGTTACCAGCGGATAGGGAATGATGCCGACAATCGGCAGCTCGGTGACGTTGGCGGACAGCCGGATCAGCACCGGCGTGAACGCGATCAGCGTCATGACGCTGTCGATCAGGCTGACGCCAAGCCCCTCGACAGTGGTCGAGAAACGCATTGTATCTTCCTGAACGCGCTGCGAAGCACCTTCGATGTGGCGAAGCTTGCCCCAGTTTGCCATGTAGTATTCGTTCATGGCCGTGCGCCAGCGGAAGATGTAGTGGCTGACGAAGAAGCGCGTCATGACCGCGACGGCTACGGCGACCATCGCAATCGCGAGGAATGTGCCGATCTCCCCGTAGAACTGCTCGGCCGTCACCACGGCCGACTTGGAAACCGCTGCCTGCACCAGATCCCAGAACGGGCCGTACCAGTTATTGATCGCGACACTGACCTGGACCTGAAAATAGGTAACGAAAAGGATCAGAGCCGAGCCCAGGATAGACCAGGTCTGCCAGCGATGCGGCGAATAGACATACCAGAATGCCGTGAAAAGCCCGACGACGATGCCGAAGTAGATATAAAACCACAGGAAAGCCGGCGACCAAAACGCGGAAATGCCGACGATCGGCGGCGCGTCAACCGCCAACGGAGGAAGGCCGAACGCGGCGCCCAGGCTTTCGCCCCAGCCGTACCAGAAGGCAATGGCTAACAGCGACCAGGCGATGACGGAAATGAAGAACTGCTTCGGCGTGGGGAAAAAGGATTGGAACAAGGCGTGGCACTCTCGGTTCTGGGGAAGGACAATGACTTGCCCCCTGATGTGCCGAAACTAGGGCAATTCGCCCTAGGCAACAATTAGGTAATGTGAATGTTACTGTTATTTCATCAAGCTGCGCTTGTTCACAATTTCTGTAATTCAACCGAATAGCCGCGAAATATCAGTGCGACAGGGCGGGGCTGATCTTGCGGAGTTCAAATACGACCACGATCCCGCAGCAAAACAGAACGACGGCGGCGACGAGTGTCGGCAAGGTAAAATCGCCGGTCCGTTCGGCAAGCCACCCCGCAACCAGCGGCCCGATGACCTGGCCGATGCCGAAGGCTGCCGTCATGAAGGCAAGCGCCCGGCGCGGACTTTCCGGCGCAAGCCGCCGGCCGATCTGCAGACCATAGGCCGTGATCATCATGAAGGTGGCGCCGAGCATCAAGCCGCCCACGATCGGCGCAAAGGGCAAGGGCAACGAGACGGTCAGCACGAGCCCCGCAGCCTCGACCAGCAGACCGATGGCGTAGACGCCCGAAAGCCCGAAACGCGGGACGGCGAAGCGCCAGAGATACACCGAGACCGCAGCGCTTGCACCCGTCAGTAACCAGGCAAGAAATTCAACGCTGTGGCCGCCGCTCGCATCGCGGGCCATGGCGACCAGAAAGGTGGCGGTGATCACATAGCCGAAGCCGAAGAAGCCGTAGGTAAGGGTCATGAC includes:
- a CDS encoding sugar kinase, giving the protein MAGTLLSIGECMVELMQAEGGMLRKGYAGDTFNTAYYARLFLPSDWSVDYLTAVGTDVVSAEMLAFIESNGIGTAHICRNEDRIPGLYMIHLKDGERSFSYWRSASAAKLLADDPDRLRAAIEMADVLFFSGITLAILSSHAVETLLSELRRARASGKRVVFDPNIRPRLWEHMARMRAVLEAGARAANMVLPSFDDEATHFGDNTVSATIDRYRALGVEDIAVKDGANGVTVDLVGKERIHVPAAPVPVVVDTTSAGDSFNGAFLGRLAAGDSHADAAAFAVRIAAAVISHHGALIARDKLPATTAGP
- a CDS encoding tetratricopeptide repeat protein, which encodes MANQDDSFIREVNEELRSDQMKAIWTRFGGLIVALAALIVLGTVGKVGYDYWQETSSSQSGDAFLAALNLARENKSDEALAALTALEKDGYGSYPVLARLRSATLEAQKGETDAAITAFSEIGNDTRIPPALRDAARLRAAYLLVDHGTYEQVSSEVEQLAVPQNTMRHSAREALGLSAYKAGDFAKAKSWFQQITDDTESPRGVMGRAQMMLDVIAASGKA
- a CDS encoding aspartate aminotransferase family protein encodes the protein MSNRLNTTPIDLRAFWMPFTANRQFKKEPRLFVGAKDMYYTTHDGRTVLDGTAGLWCVNAGHCRPKITEAIREQAGELDYAPAFQLGHPKAFELANRLVDIAPEGMNHVLYTNSGSESVDTALKVALAYHRAKGNGSRFRLIGRERGYHGVNFGGISVGGIVANRKMFGTLLTGVDHLPHTHLPAKNAFTRGEPEHGADLATELERIVTLHDASTIAAVIVEPVAGSTGVLIPPKGYLQKLREICTKHGILLIFDEVITGFGRLGTPFAAQYFDVKPDIITTAKGITNGVIPMGAVFVTSEIHDAFMTGPEHLIEFFHGYTYSGNPIASAAALGTLDTYKEEGLLTRAAELASYWEEALHSLKDCPHVIDIRNIGLIGAIELEPIAGEPTKRAFSAFLKAYEKGLLIRTTGDIIALSPPLIIQKQQIDELFDKLRDVLKNNI
- the bglA gene encoding beta-galactosidase BglA; translation: MAIASRSADNWWRGAVIYQVYPRSFQDTDGDGIGDLRGVTGRLPHIASLGVDAIWLSPFFRSPQADMGYDVSDYCDVDPMFGTLADFDAMLAEAHRLGLKVIIDQVISHSSDRHPWFIESRSSRTNSKADWYVWADPKPDGTAPNNWLSIFGGPAWEWDGVRKQYYMHNFLSSQPDLNFHNPEVQEAVLSTVRFWLDRGVDGFRLDTANYYFHDRHLRDNPPLVPDPDATSHDAPDVNPYGMQDHLYDKTQPENVGFLRRLRAMLDGYSSRATVGEVGDGARSLSTVAAYTGGRDKLHMCYTFDFLGPEFTAGHIRRCVEKFRAVVADGWVCWAFSNHDVIRHVSRFARNEAEREQVAKLAISLLAALRGSICLYQGEELGLPEAELAFEELRDPYGIRFWPAFKGRDGCRTPMVWEQELPNAGFSLGTPWLPVRDEQRLLAVDAQEGVPGSVLEHYRRTLDFRRTQAPLLDGDMAFLTFNQDILTFTREKDGERLLFAFNLTRERQSLYPPEEVSEVLPMPGFAATFDNGEIQLDALDAFCGRLASRSSKLV
- the ade gene encoding adenine deaminase; this encodes MSEMLERIIDQGVGRVPADIVLKGGRFFDLVTGELVASDIAICADRIVGTYGDYHGHEEIDITGRVVVPGFIDTHLHIESSLVTPHEFDRCVLPLGITTVICDPHEIANVLGTEGIQFFLDSATETIMDIRVQLSSCVPATHLETAGADLPIERLVPFRHHPKVIGLAEFMNFPGVVHKDPVCLAKLDAFQGGHIDGHAPLLSGKELNGYLATGIRTDHECTTADEALEKIRKGMHILVREGSVSKDLHALMPIITERLSPYLALCTDDRNPLDIAEQGHLDHMIRTAIAAGVEPLAIYRAASISAARAFGLRDRGLVAPGWRADLVVIDSLENCKADLVFSAGRRVTDALFATRKPVEPVGLDSVKAGQVKAADFAVPYAESQTSVIGVVPGKIITEHRRFHLPAEGNQTGIDLGRDIIKVAVIERHGVNGNHANGFVQGFGLKKGAIASTVGHDSHNICVVGVNEEDMALAANRLGEIKGGFVVVDDGKVTGEIALPVAGLMSVEPHERVRDILHHLRHAAFALGATLEEPFLQLAFLPLPVIPHLKISDRGLVDVDQFALIG
- the der gene encoding ribosome biogenesis GTPase Der, which gives rise to MSFTVAIVGRPNVGKSTLFNRLVGKKLALVDDTPGVTRDRRPGDAKLVDLKFRIIDTAGLEQSAPDSLQGRMWAQTEAAIDEADLSLFVIDAKAGLTPADETLADMLRRRGKPVIVVANKAEARGSDGGFYDAFTLGLGDPCPISAEHGEGMLDLRDAIVAALGEARAFPPKEDVAVTDVDIRPSASGEGAEDEDAEPAYDETKPLRVAIVGRPNAGKSTLINRFLGEDRLLTGPEAGITRDSISVEWHWRGRTIKMFDTAGMRRKAKVQEKLEKLSVADALRAIRFAETVVVVFDATIPFEKQDLQIVDLVLREGRAAVLAFNKWDLVEDWQAVLADLREKTERLLPQARGIRAVPISGHTGYGLDRLMQAIIDTDKVWNRRISTARLNRWLESQQVQHPPPAVSGRRLKLKYMTQVKARPPGFMISCTRPEALPESYTRYLINGLRNDFDLPGVPIRVHFRASDNPYESKARKKR